The following proteins are encoded in a genomic region of candidate division WOR-3 bacterium:
- a CDS encoding PorV/PorQ family protein, with translation MQRLLILSAIAIFCFAQIWQPGATGYTFLKLGVGVRPVAMGNAFTALSDDGNAVFWNPAGLGVINSYYLSGMAMSHLGFIQYYNLASSIYLGKKAGSLGIGLCYLTATDIRRDDSGQESDQFRNSDMLLNVGYGKSIGKKKQLSFGGSGKIVRSQLESESAWGFVGDFGLILRPVNFLYLGTTMKNLGTPRKFIQKWEYPPVNFRQGLAVKIPFGQSHWALSLDYSLYPDYVPTFSIGSEIHIREPKLMQTATKALFGQESSLSGFSLMAGYQTGYQDLGWSGFSFGFSLEIMIGSGLFLDIGAVALSYGYLGYSERIGIGLNYTPELKKAKK, from the coding sequence ATGCAAAGATTATTGATATTATCAGCAATAGCAATTTTCTGTTTTGCACAGATCTGGCAGCCCGGGGCAACGGGCTACACATTTTTAAAACTCGGAGTAGGTGTAAGACCCGTCGCAATGGGTAATGCATTTACTGCTTTAAGTGATGATGGTAATGCAGTATTCTGGAATCCTGCAGGACTGGGTGTTATAAATAGTTATTATCTTTCCGGTATGGCGATGTCCCATCTCGGTTTTATACAGTATTATAATCTTGCCTCTTCTATTTATCTCGGAAAGAAAGCAGGTTCACTCGGCATTGGACTCTGTTATTTAACTGCAACTGATATAAGGCGCGATGATTCAGGTCAGGAATCTGACCAGTTCCGTAATTCAGATATGTTATTGAATGTTGGCTATGGAAAGAGCATTGGTAAGAAGAAACAGTTATCTTTTGGCGGCAGTGGAAAAATTGTGCGCAGCCAATTAGAGAGTGAAAGTGCCTGGGGATTTGTTGGTGATTTTGGCTTAATCCTACGGCCGGTAAATTTTCTTTATCTTGGCACAACAATGAAAAATCTTGGCACACCGCGGAAGTTCATTCAAAAATGGGAATACCCACCGGTGAATTTTCGTCAGGGGCTTGCGGTTAAGATTCCCTTTGGTCAGAGCCACTGGGCATTAAGTCTTGATTATTCTTTATATCCTGATTATGTTCCAACATTTTCTATAGGAAGCGAAATCCACATCCGAGAACCAAAATTAATGCAGACCGCTACCAAAGCATTATTTGGTCAGGAATCATCACTTTCCGGATTTTCTTTAATGGCGGGTTACCAAACCGGCTATCAGGACCTGGGCTGGTCTGGATTTTCCTTTGGTTTTTCTTTAGAGATAATGATAGGGTCGGGCTTATTTCTTGATATTGGTGCAGTAGCACTCTCCTACGGATATTTAGGCTATTCTGAGCGTATCGGTATCGGATTAAATTATACGCCCGAATTAAAGAAGGCAAAGAAGTAG